In a single window of the Zea mays cultivar B73 chromosome 5, Zm-B73-REFERENCE-NAM-5.0, whole genome shotgun sequence genome:
- the LOC100383895 gene encoding uncharacterized protein LOC100383895, which translates to MNYSDIGDNAASGVMATLLVFLSVGLVGATDGTGFHLTGKVVNWSGMPFTIGIYGFFYSGHSVFPNIYQSMSDHSKFPVALFIWYAWLYSCFGLPCY; encoded by the exons ATGAACTATTCAGACATTGGCGACAACGCTG CGAGTGGTGTGATGGCAACTCTTCTTGTATTCCTGTCCGTTGGTTTAGTTGGTGCTACTGATGGTACAGGCTTCCATTTAACTGGGAAGGTAGTAAACTGGAGTGGCATGCCCTTTACCATTGGTATTTATGGATTTTTCTACTCTGGGCATTCAGTATTTCCAAACATCTACCAGTCAATGTCTGATCACTCTAAGTTCCCTGTGGCACTATTCATATGGTATGCTTGGCTATATTCATGTTTCGGTTTACCTTGTTACTGA